A genomic segment from Nicotiana tabacum cultivar K326 chromosome 7, ASM71507v2, whole genome shotgun sequence encodes:
- the LOC142162420 gene encoding uncharacterized protein LOC142162420 produces the protein MNSENEDAMNLNLLYREFPEHFVWSTTYKMWSCRQQGFAIGRVVICHPTEGERYILRLLLMNVRGPKSYKNLLTVNGVTCDTFREAAEKRGLLLCDNNLIECMSEAVSYQMPQSLRHLFVVLLVYCNPVNPRELWEKFECPMSEDFKKYPNMHTREIRYKVLNHINDILPSMGRDINEFELTQGKIQSSAIAKEAKDVHFERNIIVNEEDLLLPYKLNIEQKRAYNIILDTIFSNKPGAFFIDGPGGTGKSFLYRALLATVRHRGFIALATASSGVVASLLPGGRTAHSRFKIPTDVDGNFSCNINKVHWNR, from the coding sequence ATGAACAGCGAAAACGAAGATGCTATGAATTTGAATTTATTATATCGAGAATTTCCAGAACATTTTGTTTGGTCCACAACATACAAAATGTGGTCATGTCGCCAACAAGGATTTGCTATTGGTAGAGTTGTAATATGTCATCCAACCGAAGGAGAAAGATATATTCTTAGATTGCTCTTAATGAACGTAAGAGGACCAAAATCATATAAAAATTTACTAACTGTAAATGGAGTAACTTGTGACACATTTAGAGAAGCCGCCGAAAAAAGAGGATTGTTACTTTGCGATAATAATTTAATAGAATGCATGTCAGAAGCAGTAAGTTACCAAATGCCACAAAGTTTAAGGCACTTATTTGTTGTACTATTAGTTTATTGCAATCCCGTTAATCCAAGAGAGTTGTGGGAAAAATTTGAATGCCCGATGTCCGAAGATTTCAAAAAATACCCGAACATGCATACAAGAGAAATTCGTTACAAAGTGCTAAATCATATTAATGATATTCTTCCTTCAATGGGTCGTGATATCAACGAATTTGAACTAACTCAAGGCAAAATTCAATCATCTGCAATAGCCAAAGAAGCTAAAGATGTACATTTTGAAAGGAATATTATCGTTAATGAAGAAGATCTACTATTACCATATAAACTAAACATTGAACAAAAAAGAGCTTACAATATAATCCTTGATACAATATTCTCAAATAAACCCGGAGCATTCTTCATTGATGGTCCAGGCGGAACTGGAAAAAGCTTTTTATATCGTGCCTTATTAGCTACAGTGAGACATAGAGGATTTATAGCATTAGCGACTGCGAGTTCAGGTGTTGTTGCTTCCCTTCTTCCTGGAGGCCGAACTGCTCATTCCCGATTTAAAATACCTACTGATGTTGATGGAAATTTTAGTTGCAATATTAACAAAGTTCATTGGAATCGTTGA
- the LOC107804811 gene encoding polyadenylate-binding protein RBP47: MNGGDMNQQQQQQQQQQQQQQQQQWMAMQQYQQQWMAMQYPAAAMAMQQQMMYGQQYMPYYQQHQQQQNMQQSPTQIQSSSEDNKTIWIGDLQQWMDESYLHSCFSQAGEIISVKIIRNKQTGQSERYGFVEFNTHAAAEKVLQSYNGTMMPSAEQPFRLNWAGFSTGEKRAETGSDFSIFVGDLASDVTDTMLRDTFASRYPSLKGAKVVVDANTGHSKGYGFVRFGDESERSRAMTEMNGVYCSSRAMRIGVATPKKPSAQQQYSSQAVILSGGYASNGAATHGSQSDGDSSNTTIFVGGLDSEVTDEELRQSFNQFGEVVSVKIPAGKGCGFVQFSDRSSAQEAIQKLSGAIIGKQAVRLSWGRSPANKQMRTDSGSQWNGGYNGRQNYGGYGYGASQNQDSGMYATGAAYGASSNGYGNHQQPVS; this comes from the exons ATGAACGGAGGAGATATGAAtcagcaacagcagcagcaacaacaacagcagcagcaacaacaacaacaacagtggaTGGCGATGCAGCAGTATCAGCAGCAATGGATGGCGATGCAGTATCCAGCAGCAGCAATGGCGATGCAGCAACAGATGATGTATGGTCAGCAATACATGCCTTACTATCAGCAACATCAACAGCAGCAGAATATGCAGCAGTCTCCTACTCAGATTCAGAGCTCATCTGAAGATAATAAAACGATCTGGATTGGCGATCTTCAGCAGTGGATGGATGAAAGTTATCTTCATTCTTGCTTTTCTCAAGCTGGCGAG ATTATTTCTGTGAAAATTATTCGAAACAAGCAGACTGGTCAATCAGAGCGTTATGGATTTGTTGAGTTCAATACTCACGCAGCAGCGGAGAAAGTGCTACAGAGCTACAATGGCACTATGATGCCAAGTGCAGAGCAACCCTTCCGTTTAAACTGGGCAGGCTTTAGCACTGGTGAAAAGCGTGCAGAAACTGGTTCTGATTTCTCGATTTTTGTAGGAGATTTGGCTTCTGATGTTACTGATACAATGTTGCGTGACACGTTTGCTAGTAGATATCCATCTCTTAAAGGTGCAAAAGTAGTAGTAGATGCAAACACAGGCCACTCAAAAGGCTATGGCTTTGTAAGGTTTGGTGATGAAAGCGAGAGGTCTCGGGCCATGACCGAGATGAATGGTGTATATTGTTCCAGCAGGGCCATGCGTATTGGTGTTGCAACCCCAAAGAAACCATCAGCACAGCAACAATATTCTTCCCAAG CTGTGATATTATCTGGTGGATATGCATCAAATGGTGCTGCAACCCATGGATCCCAGTCTGATGGTGATTCATCAAACACTACA ATTTTTGTTGGAGGACTTGATTCTGAAGTCACTGATGAGGAACTTAGGCAATCCTTTAATCAGTTTGGAGAAGTGGTCTCCGTGAAAATACCTGCTGGAAAAGGATGTGGTTTTGTACAATTTTCTGACAG GAGCTCTGCACAGGAAGCGATACAGAAATTAAGTGGAGCAATAATTGGCAAGCAGGCAGTTCGTCTTTCCTGGGGGCGAAGTCCAGCAAACAAGCAG ATGAGAACTGATTCTGGTAGTCAATGGAATGGGGGTTATAATGGAAGGCAAAATTATGGAGGATATGGATATGGCGCATCGCAAAATCAGGATTCTGGCATGTATGCTACTGGAGCAGCTTACGGAGCATCCTCTAATGGATACGGGAATCACCAGCAGCCTGTTAGCTGA
- the LOC107815289 gene encoding uncharacterized protein LOC107815289 has protein sequence MVKKELIEALDLLLRDLMETTMLFGGKVVVFSGDFRQTLSVVRGGQREDFVRKSLLCSEIWHQPEKLHLSENMRAKADPTFCEYLMRIGNGKERKNDKSKIEIPRPLIIPFTTEKDSLNHLFKVTYPDLYLTHSNTSFITSRAILTTKNDFVDEINDILISQFSTDEKVYLATDETIDPKDQSEYEDFLHTLSPPGLPPYKLFLKKNCPIILLRNLNSCKGFLQWDTINM, from the coding sequence ATGGTGAAAAAAGAACTGATTGAAGCACTAGATTTGCTCCTTAGAGATTTAATGGAAACAACTATGTTGTTTGGCGGAAAGGTTGTTGTATTCAGTGGTGATTTTAGACAAACTCTTTCCGTTGTCCGTGGTGGACAAAGGGAAGATTTTGTTCGTAAAAGCTTACTATGTTCTGAAATTTGGCATCAACCTGAAAAATTACATTTGTCTGAAAATATGCGTGCGAAAGCAGACCCAACTTTTTGTGAATATTTAATGAGAATTGGTaatggaaaagaaagaaaaaatgataagAGCAAAATAGAAATTCCCCGCCCTCTGATCATACCTTTCACCACTGAAAAAGATTCCTTGAATCATCTATTTAAAGTTACTTATCCTGATTTATATTTAACTCATTCAAATACTTCCTTTATTACTTCTCGTGCAATTCTAACTACAAAAAATGACTTTGTTGATGAAATAAATGACATACTAATTTCTCAATTCTCGACTGATGAAAAAGTCTATTTAGCTACTGATGAAACAATTGATCCAAAAGATCAAAGTGAATATGAAGATTTTTTGCACACTTTAAGTCCTCCTGGTTTACCTCCCTATAAATTGTTTCTAAAGAAAAATTGTCCAATTATATTACTAAGAAATTTGAATTCCTGCAAAGGTTTTTTGCAATGGGACACGATTAATATGTAA